One genomic region from Ornithinicoccus hortensis encodes:
- a CDS encoding glucose-6-phosphate dehydrogenase, with amino-acid sequence MSDPTTLVILGASGDLTSRLLLPGLASLLAVEPDRRVHVVGVDRAELDDAGWRAKVTEAFTGAGVPEDAAAEVAADARYVQADLLEQEQLAGLLDGLGGPLVLYFALPPQVSQKVCGLLERLELPEDTRLALEKPFGHELESAQELNVQLLKLVPEDRIHRVDHFLGVNTILNLIGIRFANRLLQPMWSAEHIERVVISYDETLALEGRAGYYDGAGALVDMIQSHLLQILAFFAMEAPASLDEVEVRSVKAQVLRATRVWGEDPTTASRRARYTAGRSEDRDVPSYVDEEGVDPANDTETLAEVVLEVANARWAGVPFVLRSGKALREPAKQVVVTFRPPRHVPTGLKDCTEPDQLILELKPGAVDVVLSMNAEGDPFELEQKVIRAELGKSRMLPYGEVLAGILDGDPLLSIRGDVAEDCWRIVDPVLAAWRAGSVPMQDYPAGSDGPDGWGVVPPRS; translated from the coding sequence ATGAGCGACCCCACCACCCTCGTCATCCTCGGCGCCTCCGGTGACCTCACCAGCCGCCTCCTGCTGCCCGGGCTGGCCAGCCTGCTGGCGGTCGAACCGGACCGCCGCGTGCACGTGGTCGGCGTCGACCGGGCCGAGCTGGACGACGCCGGGTGGCGGGCCAAGGTGACCGAGGCCTTCACCGGGGCCGGGGTGCCCGAGGACGCCGCGGCGGAGGTCGCGGCCGACGCCCGCTACGTCCAGGCCGACCTGTTGGAGCAGGAGCAGCTCGCCGGGCTGCTCGACGGGCTGGGCGGGCCGTTGGTGCTGTACTTCGCGCTGCCGCCCCAGGTCTCGCAGAAGGTGTGCGGCCTGCTCGAACGGCTCGAGCTGCCGGAGGACACCCGGCTGGCCCTGGAGAAGCCGTTCGGGCACGAGCTGGAGTCCGCCCAGGAGCTGAACGTCCAGCTGCTGAAGCTGGTCCCCGAGGACCGGATCCACCGGGTCGACCACTTCCTGGGGGTCAACACGATCCTGAACCTGATCGGTATCCGGTTCGCCAACCGGCTGCTCCAGCCGATGTGGTCCGCGGAGCACATCGAGCGGGTCGTCATCTCCTACGACGAGACGCTGGCGCTGGAGGGCCGGGCCGGCTACTACGACGGCGCGGGCGCCCTGGTCGACATGATCCAGTCCCACCTGCTGCAGATCCTCGCCTTCTTCGCGATGGAGGCGCCGGCCTCGCTGGACGAGGTCGAGGTCCGGTCGGTGAAGGCGCAGGTCCTCCGGGCGACCCGGGTGTGGGGGGAGGACCCCACCACCGCGTCGCGGCGGGCACGGTATACGGCCGGGCGCAGCGAGGACCGCGACGTGCCCAGCTACGTCGACGAGGAGGGCGTCGACCCGGCCAACGACACCGAGACCCTCGCCGAGGTCGTCCTCGAGGTCGCGAACGCCCGCTGGGCGGGGGTGCCCTTCGTGCTCCGCAGCGGCAAGGCGCTGCGCGAGCCGGCCAAGCAGGTCGTGGTCACCTTCCGGCCCCCGCGGCACGTCCCCACCGGGCTCAAGGACTGCACCGAGCCGGACCAGCTGATCCTGGAGCTCAAGCCCGGGGCGGTGGACGTGGTGCTGTCGATGAACGCCGAGGGCGACCCGTTCGAGCTGGAGCAGAAGGTGATCCGGGCCGAGCTGGGCAAGTCGCGGATGCTGCCCTACGGCGAGGTGCTCGCCGGCATCCTCGACGGCGACCCGCTGCTGTCGATCCGCGGCGACGTCGCCGAGGACTGCTGGCGGATCGTCGACCCGGTCCTCGCGGCCTGGCGCGCGGGGTCCGTGCCGATGCAGGACTACCCGGCCGGGTCCGACGGCCCCGACGGCTGGGGCGTGGTCCCGCCCCGGAGCTGA
- a CDS encoding C40 family peptidase — translation MTRNRSRLSTSLLAAAVAVPLLATAPATAAPAAPAAGASVAAVTPATSPLAAEEMTPDGKITRYVTKPAKLRKGPGTNYAALGTYRVGAKITGYRTGNGWIKIAEQRYVSEWLTSATPPSTGVTGETVLTEGRKYFGIMYKYGGNTPAGFDCSGYTQYVYGQLGYTLPRTVAAQKAKATPVSSPQKGDLVFWGSYHVGIYAGNGYVYDSGKPGLPVQKRKIWSGVSGYGRVL, via the coding sequence ATGACCCGCAACCGCTCCCGCCTGTCCACCTCCCTGCTCGCCGCCGCCGTGGCGGTGCCCCTGCTGGCCACCGCGCCGGCGACGGCCGCGCCCGCAGCGCCGGCCGCGGGCGCCTCGGTCGCCGCGGTAACGCCGGCCACCAGCCCGCTGGCGGCCGAGGAGATGACCCCGGACGGCAAGATCACCCGTTACGTCACGAAGCCCGCCAAGCTGCGCAAGGGCCCCGGCACCAACTACGCGGCCCTGGGGACCTACCGGGTCGGCGCGAAGATCACCGGCTACCGCACCGGCAACGGGTGGATCAAGATCGCCGAGCAGCGCTACGTGTCCGAGTGGCTGACCTCCGCCACCCCGCCGTCCACCGGCGTCACCGGCGAGACGGTGCTCACCGAGGGCCGCAAGTACTTCGGCATCATGTACAAGTACGGCGGCAACACCCCGGCCGGCTTCGACTGCTCCGGCTACACCCAGTACGTCTACGGCCAGCTGGGCTACACGCTGCCCCGCACCGTGGCGGCGCAGAAGGCCAAGGCCACCCCGGTCAGCTCGCCGCAGAAGGGCGACCTGGTCTTCTGGGGCAGCTACCACGTCGGCATCTACGCCGGCAACGGCTACGTCTACGACTCGGGCAAGCCCGGCCTGCCGGTGCAGAAGCGCAAGATCTGGTCCGGCGTCAGCGGCTACGGACGGGTCCTCTGA